CAATCAGTTGCGCGCCCGTATCGGCTTCGTCTTCCAGAGCTTCAATCTGTTTCAGAATCTGTCGGTGCGGCAGAACCTGATTCTCGGGCCGACGAAGGTGCTGGGCATGTCGCGCGACGAGGCGATCGCTCAGGCAGAGACGCTGCTCGCCAAGGTCGGTCTCGCCCACAAGATCGACGCCATGCCGTCGAATCTCTCGGGCGGTCAGCAGCAGCGTGTGGCGATTGCCCGTGCGCTTGCCATGAAGCCGCCGCTCATGTTGTTCGACGAGCCGACGAGCGCGCTCGATCCGGAGATGGTGCAGGAAGTGTTGCAGGTCATGCGCTCGCTGGCTGACGAAGGCCTGACGATGATGATCGTGACGCACGAGATGGGCTTTGCGCGCGATGTCTCGAGCCGCGTCTGGTTCATGGATCAGGGGGAGTTGCTCGAAGACTCGCCGCCCGCAGCGTTCTTCAGCCAGCCGAAGCATGCGCGCGCACAGCGCTTCTTGCAGGACGTGCTGCGCCCGTCACCGATGATCAGCGTCCCGCGCGACCCCGTGCCCGCCTGAGGGTCGCTGCAACGCCAGGCGAATCAATCCTCACATCAACACACGACAGCGCCCCCTCGGGCACCTCGCATAACAAAGCACAACGGAGAAGACTCTCATCATGTCCACGCCCACTGTTTCCGAACAACGTCAGGCCGCCGTCAGCGACGCGATCAAGGCCATGAAGGCCGCATTGGCGCCCGAGGGCGAA
This window of the Pandoraea fibrosis genome carries:
- a CDS encoding amino acid ABC transporter ATP-binding protein, with amino-acid sequence MLAFENVDKFYGEHHVLKGINATIERGEVVVVCGPSGSGKSTLIRTVTRLEAIQKGRILFEGKDVSARDVKLNQLRARIGFVFQSFNLFQNLSVRQNLILGPTKVLGMSRDEAIAQAETLLAKVGLAHKIDAMPSNLSGGQQQRVAIARALAMKPPLMLFDEPTSALDPEMVQEVLQVMRSLADEGLTMMIVTHEMGFARDVSSRVWFMDQGELLEDSPPAAFFSQPKHARAQRFLQDVLRPSPMISVPRDPVPA